A stretch of Mesoplodon densirostris isolate mMesDen1 chromosome 7, mMesDen1 primary haplotype, whole genome shotgun sequence DNA encodes these proteins:
- the MRGPRG gene encoding LOW QUALITY PROTEIN: mas-related G-protein coupled receptor member G (The sequence of the model RefSeq protein was modified relative to this genomic sequence to represent the inferred CDS: inserted 1 base in 1 codon), with amino-acid sequence MPPAFPGGDNNGNVCGLPPGPFPAAAEPANMFGLWRTFPSVVFYLTLAVGLGGLVGNGLVLWHLGFHIKMGPFSVYILQVATTDFLFLGCQLSFSAVQVALGSKDNLYFGVTFVACSVGLWLLAAFSTERCLSDIFPTCYQGCRPRHTSGVVCGPIWALTPLAVLLPASACGLLREGVRLSTCLRYHVASMPWLLSLACMACVVGLVLFVWVMCCSQRPRPQFYSIFQGSIFLLLFCGFPYILYWXLHPVLSLLLPVFPLATLLACVHCSARPLIYFATGRQPGKWKPLRVVLQQAAQLGAGGLFLPMGRMSGLPRVPPTLHQTLQDHVSSRTTAPPAHWPWGHKGRGHHEMPHAQPVEYKEGLRTRPETQQESGEPPGLGRGWAPQLLPPSPPVTS; translated from the exons ATGCCACCCGCCTTCCCGGGCGGTGATAACAACGGCAACGTCTGTGGCCTCCCTCCAGGGCCCTTCCCAGCGGCCGCGGAGCCAGCCAACATGTTCGGGCTCTGGAGGACCTTCCCCAGCGTGGTTTTCTACCTCACTCTGGCCGTGGGCCTCGGGGGGCTGGTGGGGAACGGGCTGGTCCTCTGGCACCTGGGCTTCCACATCAAGATGGGCCCCTTCTCTGTCTACATCCTCCAAGTGGCCACCACGGACTTCCTGTTCCTGGGCTGCCAGCTGAGCTTCTCGGCCGTCCAGGTGGCCCTGGGCTCCAAGGACAACCTCTACTTCGGCGTCACCTTTGTTGCCTGCTCCGTGGGGCTCTGGCTGCTGGCGGCCTTCAGCACCGAGCGCTGCCTCTCCGACATCTTCCCCACCTGCTACCAGGGCTGCCGCCCCAGACACACGTCGGGCGTCGTCTGCGGTCCGATCTGGGCCCTGACCCCGCTGGCCGTGCTGCTGCCCGCCAGCGCCTGCGGCCTGCTGCGCGAGGGCGTGCGCCTGTCCACCTGCCTGCGGTACCATGTGGCTAGCATGCCGTGGCTGCTGTCCTTGGCCTGCATGGCCTGCGTGGTTGGGCTTGTGCTCTTCGTCTGGGTGATGTGTTGCTCCCAGCGCCCGCGCCCTCAGTTCTACAGCATCTTCCAGGGCTCCATATTCCTGCTCCTCTTCTGCGGCTTCCCCTACATCCTGTACT ACCTGCATCCCGTCCTGAGCCTCCTGCTGCCCGTGTTCCCGCTGGCCACCCTCCTGGCCTGTGTCCACTGCAGCGCCAGGCCTCTCATCTACTTCGCGACGGGCCGGCAGCCGGGCAAGTGGAAGCCACTCCGGGTGGTCCTCCAGCAGGCCGCCCAGCTGGGGGCCGGGGGGCTGTTCCTGCCCATGGGCCGCATGTCGGGGCTGCCCAGGGTCCCCCCAACCCTTCACCAGACCCTCCAGGACCACGTGTCATCCCGCACCACCGCCCCCCCGGCTCACTGGCCCTGGGGACACAAGGGCCGGGGGCATCATGAGATGCCCCATGCCCAGCCTGTGGAGTACAAGGAAGGCCTGAGGACAAGGCCAGAGACACAGCAGGAAAGCGGGGAGCCCCCAGGACTGGGGCGAGGATGGGCACCCCAGCTCCTGCCCCCTTCGCCCCCTGTCACCAGCtga